Proteins encoded together in one uncultured Sphaerochaeta sp. window:
- a CDS encoding ankyrin repeat domain-containing protein, whose product MSKREETLNKKLLAASVSATKVKEVKSLLEQGADIHTQNEWGLTPIMLASQYNSSVNVLKALLEAGADIQEAEPKYRSNALHLAANKSTSPKIIEELLKAGADLNARNYLGETALIMAVNTNPETRVVTALLKAGADINARDYQGHSVLEYAKAAKRTYILNQLKKMGAN is encoded by the coding sequence ATGTCAAAACGAGAAGAGACTCTCAACAAAAAATTGCTGGCGGCATCAGTTTCTGCTACCAAAGTGAAGGAAGTGAAAAGTCTACTTGAGCAGGGTGCAGACATTCATACCCAGAATGAATGGGGTCTTACTCCTATTATGCTGGCTTCTCAGTACAATTCATCAGTGAATGTACTGAAGGCATTGTTGGAAGCAGGGGCAGATATTCAGGAGGCTGAGCCCAAGTATCGCTCGAATGCACTTCACCTTGCAGCCAACAAGAGTACCAGTCCCAAGATCATTGAAGAATTACTGAAAGCCGGTGCTGACCTGAATGCGCGAAACTATCTTGGAGAGACTGCCTTGATCATGGCAGTAAACACCAACCCTGAGACACGTGTTGTAACAGCCTTGCTGAAAGCCGGTGCTGATATCAATGCCCGTGACTACCAGGGTCACTCTGTGCTTGAATATGCCAAGGCAGCAAAGCGTACCTATATTCTCAACCAGTTGAAGAAGATGGGTGCCAACTAA
- a CDS encoding proline--tRNA ligase, protein MRMSKLFSKTLREAPNGADSKGYEYLLRAGFIRQLGAGIFTLLPFGFSATKKIEQVIREEMNAIGGQEILMPLVNPADIWKETGRFYSIDREMSRFNDRAGRDMVLAMTHEEAVTDLARGEIDSYKRLPLLVYQIQTKWRDDPRPRAGLIRVREFTMKDSYSFDIDQEGLDKQYAEHYKAYFRIFSRCGLPVIVVGADSGMMGGKISHEYMYLSPIGEDTIITCPACHYTANRQVATFKKTYYSEEMKETEKVLTPDCKTIEELAAFLKIEKHQTAKAVFLVGTFINDTNGEEEEKLIVGIIRGDLEVEENKLQNAVKANSLRPAHPEEITAKKMVPGYGSAIGCADDVLVVVDDSVAKSNNLVAGANEEGYHLLNTNFGRDYQGEVADIASASGGHACPECGEPLVASKGVEVGNIFQLNTRYSESMNCTYQDENGVRRPVIMGSYGIGVGRLLACLAENYSDEKGLSLPISVAPMQVHLVSLVKDAQVAETIYKALTQAGIEVLYDDRKESAGVKFADADLIGLPVRITLGNRSLKEGKVEVKLRSNLEESFSFGVDTVVEETLSLIAKLKDELASQIVETEWQNN, encoded by the coding sequence GTCCAAACTCTTTTCCAAAACCCTGAGAGAAGCCCCAAACGGTGCTGACAGCAAGGGGTATGAATATCTGCTGCGAGCAGGCTTTATCCGCCAGTTGGGAGCTGGCATCTTCACCTTGCTCCCCTTTGGGTTCAGTGCGACCAAGAAGATAGAACAAGTCATTCGTGAAGAGATGAATGCAATCGGGGGACAAGAGATCCTGATGCCGCTGGTCAATCCTGCGGATATCTGGAAGGAAACCGGCCGATTCTACAGCATCGACCGAGAGATGAGTAGATTCAATGACCGCGCGGGAAGGGATATGGTCCTTGCCATGACCCATGAGGAAGCTGTAACCGATCTCGCCCGTGGAGAGATTGACAGCTACAAGCGGCTTCCCCTGCTTGTGTATCAGATCCAGACCAAGTGGCGGGATGATCCCCGTCCTCGCGCAGGTCTTATCAGGGTGAGAGAGTTCACCATGAAGGACAGCTACTCCTTCGATATTGACCAGGAAGGGCTGGATAAACAGTATGCTGAACATTATAAAGCCTACTTCAGGATTTTCAGTCGTTGTGGCTTACCCGTCATCGTCGTAGGTGCAGACAGCGGCATGATGGGTGGCAAGATCAGCCACGAATATATGTACCTCTCACCCATTGGAGAGGACACCATCATTACCTGTCCTGCGTGCCATTATACAGCAAACCGCCAGGTGGCTACCTTCAAGAAAACCTACTACAGCGAGGAAATGAAGGAAACAGAAAAGGTGCTTACCCCTGATTGCAAGACCATCGAAGAGCTTGCCGCATTCCTCAAGATAGAGAAACACCAGACGGCTAAGGCAGTATTCCTGGTAGGGACCTTCATCAATGATACCAACGGGGAGGAAGAGGAAAAACTCATTGTTGGCATCATCAGAGGGGACCTGGAGGTAGAAGAGAACAAACTTCAGAATGCAGTCAAGGCAAACTCACTCAGACCAGCCCACCCAGAGGAAATTACTGCAAAGAAGATGGTTCCCGGCTATGGTTCAGCCATTGGTTGCGCGGATGATGTTCTTGTGGTGGTTGATGACTCAGTGGCAAAAAGCAACAACCTGGTCGCTGGTGCAAATGAAGAGGGATATCACCTGCTTAATACCAACTTCGGCAGGGACTACCAGGGAGAAGTTGCCGATATTGCAAGTGCAAGCGGTGGCCATGCCTGTCCTGAATGCGGAGAACCCCTGGTTGCCTCGAAGGGCGTGGAAGTAGGAAACATCTTCCAGTTGAACACCCGATACAGTGAGAGCATGAACTGTACCTACCAAGATGAGAACGGTGTCCGCCGACCTGTGATCATGGGATCTTATGGTATTGGAGTTGGACGTTTGCTTGCCTGTCTTGCAGAGAACTACAGTGATGAGAAGGGACTTAGCTTACCGATCAGCGTTGCTCCGATGCAGGTCCACTTGGTTAGCCTGGTAAAGGACGCCCAAGTAGCAGAAACCATCTATAAGGCCCTCACCCAGGCAGGTATTGAGGTTCTCTATGATGATCGAAAGGAGTCTGCTGGTGTAAAGTTTGCTGATGCTGATCTTATCGGCCTCCCGGTTCGCATTACCTTGGGGAACCGTTCTCTGAAGGAAGGAAAGGTGGAGGTGAAACTCAGAAGCAATCTTGAAGAGTCTTTCTCCTTCGGTGTTGATACCGTAGTTGAGGAAACCCTCAGCCTGATCGCAAAACTCAAGGACGAGCTGGCCTCCCAGATTGTAGAGACTGAGTGGCAGAACAACTAA